A region from the Aegilops tauschii subsp. strangulata cultivar AL8/78 chromosome 5, Aet v6.0, whole genome shotgun sequence genome encodes:
- the LOC109786071 gene encoding probable caffeoyl-CoA O-methyltransferase At4g26220 isoform X1: MAAPAAAAGSSLYSKTLLKSEQLYQYILESTVFPREPDCLRELRVATATHPMARMAASPDQVQLFGLLIEMLGARNAIEVGVFTGYSLLATALALPDDGKVVAIDLSRESYDEIGAPVVEKAGMAHKVDFRVGLALPVLDQLVAEVRAPRVPLPPSVLAPLCCMQQRDDREFMAWPLQDGNLGKFDFAFVDADKANFHHYHERLLRLVRVGGLIAYDNTLWGGSVAAPDDEALSERDRELAGIARAFNAALTADRRVQVCQLAISDGIMLCRRVA; this comes from the exons AtggccgcccccgccgccgccgccggaagcaGCCTCTACAGCAAGACCCTCCTCAAGAGTGAGCAGCTCTACCAG TACATACTGGAGTCCACGGTGTTCCCGCGCGAGCCCGACTGCCTCCGGGAGCTGCGCGTCGCCACCGCGACCCACCCCAT GGCCCGCATGGCGGCGTCGCCGGACCAGGTGCAGCTGTTCGGCCTGCTGATCGAGATGCTCGGCGCCAGGAACGCCATCGAGGTCGGCGTGTTCACCGGGTACTCGCTGCTCGCCACCGCGCTCGCCCTCCCCGACGACGGCAAG GTCGTGGCCATTGACCTTAGCCGCGAGAGCTACGACGAGATAGGGGCGCCGGTGGTGGAGAAGGCCGGGATGGCGCACAAGGTCGACTTCCGCGTCGGGCTCGCGCTGCCGGTGCTGGATCAGCTGGTCGCCGAGGTACGTGCGCCGCGCGTCCCCCTGCCTCCGTCCGTGCTCGCGCCCCTGTGTTGCATGCAGCAGCGAGATGACCGTGAGTTCATGGCATGGCCGTTGCAGGATGGCAACCTGGGCAAGTTTGACTTCGCGTTCGTGGACGCGGACAAGGCCAACTTCCACCACTACCACGAGCGGCTGCTGCGGCTGGTCAGGGTCGGGGGCCTCATCGCCTACGACAACACGCTGTGGGGCGGCTCCGTGGCCGCGCCGGACGACGAGGCGCTGTCGGAGCGCGACCGGGAGCTCGCAGGGATCGCCAGGGCGTTTAACGCGGCGCTCACCGCCGACCGCCGCGTGCAGGTGTGCcagctcgccatctccgacgggaTCATGCTGTGCCGCCGCGTCGCGTGA
- the LOC109786126 gene encoding small heat shock protein, chloroplastic, which produces MLQAVVSNPQPVAASLGAPCRPGRGSVRVRSTRNGSADNLDHLRRPPTATARQPRQGNGSPAPRRRVIQTTPFGLWDSFPDARTLDQMMRTMERIMDEADDDDGRRPFVVPAAPTARRADDTAAGYRRGRTPWEIKERAGDYLVRFDMPGMTREDVRVSVQDRTLVVVAEKAAKQGEADGEKDKDNEEEEEEEAWPAASYGRYRTRVELPENVEVERIAAEARDGVLYLNIPKVSPSGGKVLSIQVQ; this is translated from the exons ATGCTGCAGGCGGTGGTCTCCAACCCGCAACCCGTCGCCGCGTCCCTGGGGGCTCCTTGCCGCCCCGGGCGAGGCTCGGTGAGGGTCCGGTCCACCAGGAACGGATCCGCCGATAACCTTGACCATCTGCGGAGGCCCCCGACGGCGACGGCTAGACAGCCGCGGCAGGGGAACGGGAGTCCTGCTCCGAGGAGGAGGGTCATCCAGACCACGCCATTCG GGCTATGGGACAGCTTCCCGGACGCGCGAACCCTGGACCAGATGATGCGCACCATGGAGCGCATCATGGACGAAGCCGATGACGACGACGGCCGTCGCCCTTTCGTGGTGCCGGCCGCGCCCACGGCACGGCGCGCGGACGACACGGCCGCTGGCTACCGACGGGGGCGGACGCCGTGGGAGATCAAGGAGCGGGCGGGGGACTACCTGGTGCGGTTCGACATGCCGGGCATGACGAGGGAGGACGTGCGCGTGAGCGTGCAGGACCGGACGCTGGTGGTGGTCGCCGAGAAGGCGGCGAAGCAAGGTGAGGCGGACGGAGAGAAGGATAAGGataacgaggaggaggaggaagaggaggcgtgGCCGGCGGCGAGCTACGGGCGGTACAGGACGCGGGTGGAGCTGCCGGAGAACGTGGAGGTGGAGAGGATCGCGGCGGAGGCGAGGGACGGCGTGCTCTACCTCAACATCCCCAAGGTGTCGCCGTCCGGGGGCAAAGTCTTGAGCATCCAGGTGCAGTGA
- the LOC109786071 gene encoding tricin synthase 1 isoform X2: MAAPAAAAGSSLYSKTLLKSEQLYQYILESTVFPREPDCLRELRVATATHPMARMAASPDQVQLFGLLIEMLGARNAIEVGVFTGYSLLATALALPDDGKVVAIDLSRESYDEIGAPVVEKAGMAHKVDFRVGLALPVLDQLVAEDGNLGKFDFAFVDADKANFHHYHERLLRLVRVGGLIAYDNTLWGGSVAAPDDEALSERDRELAGIARAFNAALTADRRVQVCQLAISDGIMLCRRVA; encoded by the exons AtggccgcccccgccgccgccgccggaagcaGCCTCTACAGCAAGACCCTCCTCAAGAGTGAGCAGCTCTACCAG TACATACTGGAGTCCACGGTGTTCCCGCGCGAGCCCGACTGCCTCCGGGAGCTGCGCGTCGCCACCGCGACCCACCCCAT GGCCCGCATGGCGGCGTCGCCGGACCAGGTGCAGCTGTTCGGCCTGCTGATCGAGATGCTCGGCGCCAGGAACGCCATCGAGGTCGGCGTGTTCACCGGGTACTCGCTGCTCGCCACCGCGCTCGCCCTCCCCGACGACGGCAAG GTCGTGGCCATTGACCTTAGCCGCGAGAGCTACGACGAGATAGGGGCGCCGGTGGTGGAGAAGGCCGGGATGGCGCACAAGGTCGACTTCCGCGTCGGGCTCGCGCTGCCGGTGCTGGATCAGCTGGTCGCCGAG GATGGCAACCTGGGCAAGTTTGACTTCGCGTTCGTGGACGCGGACAAGGCCAACTTCCACCACTACCACGAGCGGCTGCTGCGGCTGGTCAGGGTCGGGGGCCTCATCGCCTACGACAACACGCTGTGGGGCGGCTCCGTGGCCGCGCCGGACGACGAGGCGCTGTCGGAGCGCGACCGGGAGCTCGCAGGGATCGCCAGGGCGTTTAACGCGGCGCTCACCGCCGACCGCCGCGTGCAGGTGTGCcagctcgccatctccgacgggaTCATGCTGTGCCGCCGCGTCGCGTGA
- the LOC109786093 gene encoding ethylene-responsive transcription factor ERF112-like — protein sequence MPPRRQGVSGYRGVRARPSSTFSAEIRSGNVRLGLGTFDTAHEATLAYAAAWRLRRSRRYMNFPEVPTRELAPPPRLITDEDRRENRRRERRLSLA from the coding sequence atgccgccgcgccgCCAGGGAGTTTCGggctaccgcggcgtccgcgcgcgcccctccagCACCTTCTCCGCCGAGATTCGGTCCGGCAAcgtgcgcctcggcctcggcaccTTCGACACCGCCCACGAGGCCACCCTCGCgtacgcggcggcgtggcgcctccgaCGGTCCCGTAGGTACATGAACTTCCCGGAGGTGCCGACGCGGGAGCTGGCACCTCCcccgcggcttatcaccgacgaggatcgtcgcgagaACCGGAGGCGGGAGCGTCGTCTCAGCCTCGCCTAG
- the LOC141022893 gene encoding uncharacterized protein, which translates to MVSELIDATSATWNFQRLHEVFMPMDIPAIMGIPLCTRNVEDYWGWHFERSGVFTVKSAYKMLVATKLRMDAWLEESAGSSSINTEEKPWKMLWKTQVSGKIRMFLWRLSKHSVPTEDVRAHRHMTNLDACGLCGGTDSWRHSLLECTVARCTWALVDDDIAQHLIATTEPDARHWLVALMDALPHMQFIKVAVTLWAIWSSRRKAIHEGIFQSPQATHMFIDRYIRDLEILREPRSSPSTGVAAESRGNRRQKAPPTRYAKIHVDARVSAREGVTAAVCRDDQAMEAARERAREAKEAAMEAAIGDDHTWYEFLPILS; encoded by the exons ATGGTGTCTGAACTAATAGATGCTACCTCGGCAACGTGGAATTTTCAGAGGCTGCATGAGGTGTTCATGCCGATGGATATTCCGGCCATCATGGGCATACCTTTGTGCACAAGGAATGTGGAGGACTATTGGGGCTGGCATTTTGAGAGGAGCGGAGTATTCACAGTAAAATCAGCCTATAAAATGCTTGTGGCAACGAAATTGAGAATGGACGCGTGGCTGGAGGAATCGGCCGGATCCTCAAGTATAAACACCGAAGAGAAACCTTGGAAGATGTTGTGGAAAACACAAGTATCGGGCAAGATCCGGATGTTTTTGTGGAGGTTGTCCAAGCACTCAGTTCCAACAGAAGATGTTAGAGCTCACCGCCATATGACAAATTTGGATGCATGCGGATTATGTGGAGGAACAGATTCTTGGAGACACTCATTGCTGGAGTGTACTGTTGCTCGGTGTACGTGGGCGCTGGTGGATGATGACATCGCTCAGCACCTCATTGCAACAACGGAACCAGATGCTCGTCACTGGCTCGTTGCACTGATGGATGCTTTACCTCACATGCAATTCATTAAGGTGGCTGTTACACTCTGGGCAATTTGGTCCTCTAGGAGGAAAGCTATTCATGAAGGAATATTTCAAAGCCCTCAAGCAACACATATGTTTATTGATAGATATATTAGAGATCTAGAGATCCTGAGGGAACCGAGGTCGTCACCGAGTACAGGCGTTGCAGCAGAGTCCAGGGGCAATAGAAGACAGAAGGCACCACCAACAAGATACGCCAAAATCCATGTTGACGCCAGGGTTTCAGCCAGGGAAGGTGTCACAGCTGCAGTTTGTCGAGATGACCAAG CCATGGAGGCGgcgagagagagagcgagagaggcgAAGGAGGCGGCCATGGAGGCGGCGATCGGCGACGACCACACCTGGTACGAGTTCCTCCCCATCCTCTCCTAG